A stretch of DNA from Streptomyces xanthii:
GGTCACGACGGTCAGGACGACGGCCACCGCCATCACCCAGAACCGGAACGTGGCCAGCGGCCCGGTCAGCGCGAGCACGTACATGCCCACGGCCGTGCCCTGCGCGAGGGTCTTCATCTTGCCGCCGCGGCTGGCCGGGATGACCCCGTACCGGATCACGACGAAGCGCAGCAGCGTGATCCCGAGCTCACGCCCGAGGATGACGCCGGTCACCCACCAGGGCAGGTCACCGAGGTAGGACAGGCAGATCAGCGCCGCCCCCATGATCGCCTTGTCGGCGATGGGGTCGGCGATCTTGCCGAAGTCGGTGACCAGGTTGTACGTGCGCGCCAGATGCCCGTCGAAGACATCGGTGATCATGGCGACGGCGAACGCCGCCCACGCCCAGGCCCGCCAGACGGGGTCGTACCCGCCGTCGGCCAGCAGCAGCGCCACGAAGCCGGGCACCAGCAGCAGCCGGATCATGGTGAGGATGTTCGCGATGTTCCACAGGCTGGCCTGATTGACGGCCGCGGCCCCCAGCTTGCCGCCGGGCGCCGGCCTGCCGGTCCCGCCCGCGGCGGATGCCGGGACTCCCGTCATCTGCCCGCCTCCTCAGTACAGTCGAGCGGCTCGGCGACGAGGTCCACTCCCTCGGTGCCGACCACCTTTGCCTCGACGATACGGCCGACGGTCAGACCCGCGCCGCCCGTGAGCCGCACCTGCCCGTCCGTCTCGGGCGCCTGGTGGGCCCCGCGGCCGAGGACGCCGTCCTCGTCGTCCACGGACTCGACCAGGACGTGCACGGTCTCGCCGACGCGCTCCTCGGCGCGCTGCGACACCAACTGCTCGGCGAGGCGCGACACGCGCGCGAGGCGCTCCGCGACGACGTCCTCGTCCAGCTTGTTGTCGTACGTGGCGGCCTCGGTGCCGTCCTCGTCGGAGTACCCGAAGACGCCGATGGCATCCAGCCGCGCGCCGTTCAGGAAGCGCTCCAGCTCGGCGAGGTCGGCCTCGGTCTCGCCGGGGAAGCCCACGATGAAGTTCGAGCGGGCACCGGCCTGCGGGGCCTTGCTCCGGATGGTGTCCAGAAGCTCCAGGAAGCGGTCCGTGTCGCCGAAGCGGCGCATCGCGCGCAGCACGCCGGGCGCGGAGTGCTGGAAGGAGAGGTCGAAGTACGGGACGACCTTGTCGGTGCCCGTGAGCACGTCGATGAGCCCGGGCCGCATCTCGGCGGGCTGCAGGTAGCTGACCCGCACGCGCTCGATGCCGTCGACACCGGCGAGCTCGGGCAGCAGCGACTCCAGGAGCCGGATGTCGCCGAGGTCCTTGCCGTACGAGGTGTTGTTCTCGGAGACCAGCATGATCTCCTTCACGCCCTGCTCGGCGAGCCAGCGCGTCTCGTTGAGCACATCGCTGGGGCGGCGCGAGATGAAGGAGCCGCGGAACGAGGGGATGGCGCAGAAGGAACAGCGCCGGTCGCAGCCCGAGGCCAGCTTCACCGAGGCGACGGGCGCGCCGTCGAGGCGGCGGCGCAGGGGCGCGCGGGGCCCGGAGGCGGGCGCGAGGCCGTCGGGCAGGTCCACGGGCGCGTGCCCGGGCAGCGCGACGCCGGAGCCGGCCTCCTGGCGCTCGGCGGGGCTGATCGGCAGGAGCTTGCGGCGGTCGCGCGGGGCGTGGGCCTCCACGCTGCCGCCGGCCAGGATGGTCTGCAGGCGACCCGAGATGTCCTCGTAGTCGTCGAAGCCGAGCACACCGTCGGCCTCGGGGAGCGCGTCGGCGAGTTCCTTGCCGTACCGCTCGGCCATGCAGCCGACGGCGACGACGGCCTGCGTTCTGCCGTGACCCTTGAGGTCATTGGCTTCCAGCAGGGCGTCGACGGAGTCCTTCTTTGCGGCGTCGACGAAGCCGCAGGTGTTGACGACGGCGACATCGGCCGACTCGGCGTCCTCGACGAGCTCCCAGCCGTCCGCCTCCAAGCGGCCTGCGAGCTCCTCCGAGTCCACCTCGTTACGGGCGCAGCCAAGGGTGACGAGTGCGACGGTACGGCGTTCGGGCATGGGCTCAAGACTACTTCGTTCCACCGACAGCCCTCGCCGGGAGGGTTGCCGGAAGATCGTCGGGGCCTCGGTCAGCCCTGCTCGGGGTCTCCCTTGGTGTACGTGAGCCGCTCGACCTGGCCGGGCTGGAACTCGTCCTCGATCTGCTTTCCGTTCACGAAGAGCTGGATCGCTCCGGCGTCGCCGAGCACCAGGTCGACCTTCTGGCTGTCCTGGAAGGTCTTGGACTGGCCCTGCTCGAGGAGGCCGTCGAACATGATCCGGCCGTTGTGGTCCTTGGCCGAGATCCAGCTGCGGCCGTCGGCCGCGCTGATCTTGACCGTGACCTTGTCCGCCGGGGCGGCGGCGATCGCGCTGTCGGAGGGGTCGGGCTTGGGGTCGACGGGCTTCTTCGTCGTCGGGCTCGGCTTCGGGGCCTTGCTGGTCGCGGGCGTGGAGCCCTCGGCGGCCTGCTGGCTGTCGCCACCGTCGTCGCCGCCGTTGACCACCGTGTAGCCGACGAAGGCGATCACCGCGACGATCGCGGCGACCATGGCGGCCGTCCAGTTCGGCCGGCGCGGCTCGGAGCGGATGCGCTCGGCCTCGAAGAGGGGCGTGGCCGGGGTGGGCGCGACGTGGCCGCCGTGCTCCGCCCCGTACTGGGCGAGCAGTGGCTCGGGATCGACGCCGACGGCGCGGGCGAGCGTGCGGATGTGTCCGCGCGCGTACACGTCGCCGCCGCAGCGGGAGAAGTCGTCCTGCTCGATGGCGTGGACGATCGGGATGCGCACCCGGGTCGACTGGCTGACCTCGTCGACGGTCAGGCCGGCGTCGACGCGCGCCTGCTGGAGGACGCGTCCGATCGAGGGACGGGCGTCGTCCACGGGCGGGGTGCGGTCTTCCGAAGGACGGTCGTCTTCAGGGGAGTTGCCGATGGACACGGGGGCGCCTTTCGAGCGTGTAGCCACCTGCTGGAGGTTCAGTCTAGGGGGGTTGCGAAAGGGTGGGGCAACCGGGCGGTCGTACTTTGTACGCCATCGGTATGGCCCGGTGACCCGACGGCGGGACGGCGGGCCGCCCCCTCGCTCAACTTGACGTACCCGAAAGGGAAACGGTTGCCCCCGCCGCCCTTACGGGTGATATCGAAATCGCAACATCGTCAGGACTGAGCCTCCCCACGGATCACCGCGAGCACTCCGTCCAGCTCGTCAGGCTTCACAAGAACGTCACGAGCCTTCGAACCCTCGCTCGGCCCGACGATGTTCCGCGACTCCATGAGGTCCATGAGCCGGCCGGCCTTCGCGAAGCCCACGCGGAGCTTGCGCTGCAGCATGGAGGTGGAGCCGAACTGGGTCGACACGACCAGCTCGGCGGCCGCGCACAGCAGCTCCAGGTCGTCGCCGATGTCCTCGTCGATCTCCTTCTTCTGCTTGGTGCCCACGGTGACGTCGTCCCGGAAGACGGGCGCCATCTGGTCCTTGCAGTGCTGCACGACGGCGTGGATCTCGTCCTCGGTGACGAAGGCGCCCTGCATACGGGTCGGCTTGTTCGCCCCCATGGGGAGGAAGAGGCCGTCGCCCTTGCCGATGAGCTTCTCGGCGCCCGGCTGGTCGAGGATGACGCGGCTGTCGGCGAGCGAGGACGTGGCGAAGGCGAGCCGGGACGGCACGTTCGCCTTGATCAGACCGGTGACGACGTCCACGGAGGGCCGCTGTGTGGCGAGCACCAGGTGGATGCCGGCGGCACGCGCGAGCTGCGTGATGCGCACGATCGAGTCCTCGACGTCGCGCGGGGCGACCATCATGAGGTCGGCGAGCTCGTCGACGATCACCAGCAGGTACGGGTACGGCTTGAGCTCCCGCTCGCTGCCCTCGGGCGTCTTGAGCTTGCCGGTGCGGACGGCCTCGTTGAAGTCGTCGATGTGCCGGTATCCGAAGGCCGCCAGGTCGTCGTAGCGCAGGTCCATCTCGCGCACGACCCACTGGAGCGCCTCGGCGGCCCGCTTGGGGTTGGTGATGATCGGCGTGATCAGGTGCGGGATGCCCTCGTAGGCGGTCAGCTCGACGCGCTTGGGGTCGACGAGGACCATCCGGACGTCCTCGGGGGTCGCCCGCATCATGATCGAGGTGATCAGGCAGTTGATGCAGGACGACTTTCCGGAGCCGGTGGCGCCGGCGACGAGGATGTGCGGCATCTTCGCCATGTTCGCCATGACATAGCCGCCCTCGACGTCCTTGCCGAGCGCGACCAGCATCGGGTGGTCGTCCTCGGCCGCGTCGGCGAGGCGCAGCACGTCCCCCACGTTGACCATCTCGCGGTCCGTGTTCGGGATCTCGATGCCGACCGCGGACTTGCCGGGGATGGGGCTGATGATCCGCACGTCCGGGGAGGCGACGGCGTACGCGATGTTCTTGGCCAGCGCGGTGATCTTCTCGACCTTCACGGCGGGACCGAGCTCGACCTCGTAGCGCGTGACCGTCGGGCCGCGGGTGAAGCCGGTGACCGCGGCGTCGACCTTGAACTCGGTGAACACGTTCGAGAGCGAGTCGACGACCAGGTCGTTGGCGGCGCTGCGCGACTTGCCGGGCCCACCGCGCGTGAGCAGGTCGAGGGAGGGCAGTCCGTACGTGATGTCACCGGCGAGCTGGAGCTGCTCGGCGCGCGGCGGCAGGTCGCGGGGCGCGTCGGGCGCCGACTTGGTGAGGTCCGGCACGGCGAGCCGCGACGGCGTGTCCTCGGCCTTGGCGGGCGGCTGCTTGGCACGCGCGCCCGGCACCGGGGCCGAGCGCTCGGTCGACGACGTGTCCTCCTCGGCGCGCTCGGCACCGACGCCCTGGGTGAGGTCGGCGACGAGCGGCGACGGCGGCATCCCGTGCAGCACGGCCCCGTCGAGCGCGGCGGCCGCGGCGGCGGCCACGTCCACGGCGTCCAGGGGCCGCTCCATGGCGGGCTGCACGGAGCCGCGCCGGGGACGGCGCCGCTTGGAGAGGGCGTCCTCCTCTATGCGGTCCGGGTCGAACGCCTCGGGAGTCAGCGCGGCGGCGCGGCGGCGCGGGCGCGCGGGGGTGGCCTCGCGCCACTCCTCGTCGTACGCGTTCTCGTCCTGCTCGTCGAGGGGCGTGTCGTCGTGCACGATGCCGAGCTTCACGCCGAGCAGGCGCAGGCGCTGCGGGATCGCGTTGACCGGCGTCGCGGTGACGACGAGGAGGCCGAAGACGGTGAGCAGGACGAGCAGTGGGACGGCGAGCACCTCGGTGACCGTGAAGCTCAGTGGCGTCGCGACGGCCCAGCCGATCAGCCCGCCGGCGTCCCTTATGGCCTGCATGCCGTCGGCGCGCGCGGGCGCGCCGCAGGCGATGTGGACCTGGCCGAGGACGCCGATGACGAGCGCGGACAGGCCGATCACAATGCGCCCGTTGGCCTCGGGCTTCTCGGGGTGCCGGATCAGGCGTACGGCGATGATGCCGAGCAGGATCGGCACGAGCAGGTCGAGCCGGCCGAAGGCACCGGTCACCAGCATCTCGACGAGGTCGCCCACGGGGCCCCGCAGATTGGACCAGGTACCGGCGGCGCAGATCAGCGCCACGCCGAGCAGCAGGAGTGCGAGGCCGTCCTTGCGGTGCGCCGGGTCGAGCCCCTTCGCGCCCCGCCCTATGCCGCGGAACATCGCGCCCACGCTGTGCGCGACGCCGAGCCACAGGGCTCGTACGACCTTGTAGAGACCGCCGGTCGGATTGGGCGCCGGCTTGGGCGCGGCCTTCTTCGCCGCGGCCTTCTTGGCGGGTGCCTTCTTGGCCGGCGCCTTCTTGGCGGGGGCCTTTTTCGCAGGGGCCTTCTTCGCCGGAGCCTTGGTCGGCGCGGCCGCCTTCTTCGCGGGCGTCTTCTTGGCTGCGGGACGTGAGGCCATAGGTGTGAGGTTACCGGGGAGGGCGACTCGGGACACGTGTGCCCACTGCTTCACCCGTTCGTGTCGCGGTCTGACGTGCCGTGAGCTGACACGGCCTCAAGGGCCGGTCAACGCCTCGGTTCTGCTCCTCGGAGCCGCCGGGGCCCCTTGGGCCGTCCGCTCAGTTCTGCGACGGGAGCGTGGGCGCGCCGCTGCCGGTGCCGGGCTCCAGGGCGTCGAGCGCTCTGCGCAGCCCGGTCAGCTTGCGCTCCAGGTGCGCGGCGGTGGCCACCGCGGCCGCGTCCGCCGAGTCGTCGTCGAGCTGCTTGGAGAGCGCCTCGGCCTGCTCCTCGACGGCGGCGAGCCGCGCGGACAGCTCGGCGAGCAGCCCCGCGGGCTCCTTCGTGTCGCCGACGGCCTTGCCGCCGCCCTCCAGCTGGAGGCGCAGCAGGGCGGCCTGCTCCCGCAGTTGGCAGTTCTTCATGTACAGCTCGACGAAGACCGAGACCTTGGCGCGCAGCACCCACGGGTCGAACGGCTTCGAGATGTAGTCCACCGCGCCCGCCGCGTAGCCCCGGAAGGTGTGGTGGGGGCCGTGGTTGATCGCGGTGAGGAAGATGATCGGGATGTCACGTGTCCGCTCGCGGCGCTTGATGTGCGCGGCGGTTTCGAAACCGTCCATTCCCGGCATCTGGACGTCCAGCAGAATGACCGCGAAGTCGTCCGTGAGCAGCGCTTTGAGCGCTTCCTCCCCGGACGATGCCCGCACCAGCGTCTGATCGAGCGCGGAGAGAATGGCCTCCAGCGCCAACAGATTCTCCGGCCGGTCATCGACCAGGAGGATCTTGGCCTTCTGCACCATGGCCCGCCCTCCTCGCCCCGGCATGGGGCCGCCCCTGTCCGCAGGACTCGGGGTGGCTCCTGCCGCCGCCCCGGGGAACGACTCCCTTGCGCCGCCCGTCCTTGTGCCGGTCATGGTAGCCGCACCCCGCCTGTCGCCACACCCTGTCACCGCGATGTCACTGTGCACTTAGCAGAAACGTAGCGGGAGACCTGAAGGTTCCCCGCTTCCCGCACTTCTACACGAGTTCGACCACACTCAGTCAGCAAGTACACGTGAAGGTTCCGGTTTCCGGTCACTCACCGCGCATCCACTGCTCCATCACGGCGAGCAGATGATCAGGATCGACCGGCTTCGTCACATAGTCGGAAGCCCCCGACTCGATCGCCTTCTCCCGGTCGCCCTTCATCGCCTTCGCGGTGAGGGCGATGATCGGCAGCCCCGCGAACTGGGGCATCCGCCGGATCGCCGTCGTCGTCGCGTACCCGTCCATCTCCGGCATCATGATGTCCATCAGCACGACCGTCACGTCGTCGTGCTGCTCCAGGACCTCGATGCCCTCGCGGCCGTTCTCCGCGTACAGGACCGACAGGCCGTGCTGCTCCAGGACGCTGGTCAGCGCGAACACGTTGCGGATGTCGTCATCGACGATGAGGACCTTCTCGCCGCCGAACTGGAACGCGCGCCGCGGCTTCGGGGCGCTCTCCTCCCCCGCCGCGTCCCAGCGCTCGCGGCCCTGTTGCCCGTCGCCGCTCGCCCGCGCCCCGAGGTCCGTCGTCTGCTCGGGCGCCGGCGCGTGCCTGCGCCGCCGCCTGAAGAGCGCGGCCGCACCGCTCTGCGTCTCCTGGTACGACTTCACCTCGGCCGGGGTCTCCGCCTCGGCGGGCTCCGGCGCGGGGTCGAGGGCCAGCGGACGCCCCGGCTCCACGGACGGCGCCAGCTGCGCGTACCCCTGGGGCGGCAGCTCGGCGGGGTGCAGCGGCAGGTACAGCGTGAACGTGGAGCCGCGTCCGGGCTCGCTCGCCGCGTGGATCTCACCGCCCAGCAGGCGGGCGATCTCCCGGCTGATGGACAGGCCGAGTCCGGTGCCGCCGTACTTGCGGCTGGTGGTGCCGTCGGCCTGCTTGAACGCCTCGAAGATGACGCGCATCTTGCTGCCGGCGATACCGATGCCGGTGTCGGTCACCGAGAAGGCGATCAGATCGGCGTCCGCGTCCTGCAACGAGCCCGCTTCCAGGAGCTGTTCGCGGATCGCGTGGGGCACGTCGCTGCCGGCGGGCCGGATGACGAGCTCCACCGCTCCGGAGTCGGTGAACTTCACCGCGTTGGACAGGAGGTTGCGCAGCACCTGGAGGAGGCGCTGCTCGTCGGTGTGCAGGGTGGTCGGCAGTTCCGGCGAGACCCTTACGGAGAAGTCGAGTTGCTTCTCGGCGGTCAGCGGGCGGAACGTCGCCTCCACGTAGTCGACGAGCTGCACCAGGGCGATGCGGGTGGGCGACACGTCCATCTTGCCCGCCTCGACCTTCGACAGGTCCAGGATGTCGTTGATCAGCTGGAGCAGGTCCGAGCCCGCCCCGTGGATCGTCTCGGCGAACTCGACCTGCTTGGGCGTCAGGTTCGCGTCCGCGTTGTCCGCGAGCAGCTTCGCCAGGATGAGCAGCGAGTTGAGCGGCGTACGCAGTTCGTGCGACATGTTGGCGAGGAACTCGCTCTTGTAGCGCATCGACACCGCGAGCTGCTCGGCGCGCTCCTCCAGGACCTGCCGCGCCTCCTCGATCTCGGTGTTCTTCACCTCGATGTCGCGGTTCTGCCGGGCCAGCAGCTCGGCCTTCTCCTCCAGCTCGGCGTTGGACGCCTGGAGGGCCTTCTGCCGGTTCTCCAGCTCGGCCGAGCGCTCGCGCAGCTGCTCGGTCAGCTCCTGCGACTGCTTCAGCAGGACCTCGGTCTTGGAGTTGACCGAGATCGTGTTGACGCTCGTCGCGATCATTTCGGCGATCTGGTTCAGGAAGTCCTTCTGGATCTGCGTGAACGGTGTGAACGACGCCAGCTCGATCACACCGAGCACCGTGCCCTCGAAGAGCACGGGGATCACGACGACCTGGGCCGGCGGCGCCTCCCCGAGCCCGGAGGCGATCTTCAGGTAGCCGCTGGGCGCGTTGTCCACGAGGATCGTGCGCCGCTCCTGGGCGGCCGTCCCGATGAGCGTCTCGCCGGGCCGGAACGAGGTCGGCATGGACCCCATCGAGTAGCCGTAGGAGCCCAGCATGCGCAGCTCGTACGCGTCCTCGTCGGCGGTCGCCGGGTCGGCGGCCTCGTCGAGGGGCAGCGCCAGGAAGAACGCGCCGTGCTGTGCGGACACCACGGGCGTCAGCTCGCTCATGATCAGCGAGGCCACGTCGTCGAGGTCGCGGCGGCCCTGGAGCAGACCCGAGATGCGCGCCAGGTTGCCCTTCAGCCAGTCCTGCTCCTCGTTGGCGATCGTGGTGTCGCGCAGGTTCGAGATCATCTTGTTGATGTTGTCCTGGAGGACCTGGATCTCGCCCGCGGCGTCAACGTCGATCTTGAGGTTGAGGTCGCCGCGGGTCACCGCGGTGGCGACGGCCGCGATGGCGCGCACCTGACGGGTCAGGTTCCCGGCCATCTCGTTCACGGACTCGGTGAGGTCGCGCCAGGTGCCGTCCACGTCACGCACGCGTGCCTGGCCGCCCAGCTGCCCCTCGGTGCCCACCTCGCGGGCCACGCGCGTGACCTCCTCGGCGAACGAGGACAGCTGGTCGACCATCGTGTTGATCGTCGTCTTCAGCTCGAGGATCTCACCGCGCGCGTCGATGTCGATCTTCTTGGTCAGGTCGCCCTTGGCGATGGCCGTCGTGACCATCGCGATGTTGCGCACCTGGCCGGTGAGGTTCGACGCCATGCCGTTCACGGACTCGGTGAGGTCCTTCCACGTACCGGACACGCCGGGTACGCGGGCCTGGCCGCCGAGGATGCCGTCCGTACCCACTTCACGGGCCACCTTGGTGACCTGGTCGGCGAACGAACTCAGCGTCTTCACCATGGTGTTGAACGTGTCGGCGAGCTGTGCGACCTCGCCGCGCGCCTCGATGGTCACCGTGCGGGTCAGGTCGCCGTTGGCGACGGCCGCGGCCACCTGCGAGATGTTGCGCACCTGCATGGTCAGGTTGTTGGCCATCAGGTTGACGTTGTCGCTCAGGTCCTTCCAGATGCCCGTGACGCCCGGGACGCGCGCCTGGCCGCCCAGCTGGCCCTCGGTGCCCACCTCACGGGCCACGCGGGTCACCTGCTCGGCGAACGACGACAGCTGGTCCACCATCGTGTTCACCGTGGTGACGAGCTCGAGGATCTCGCCCTTGGCGTCGACGGTGATCTTCTTGGACAGGTCGCCGCGCGCTACGGCTGTAGTGACCTCGGCGATGTTGCGCACCTGAAGGGTCAGGTTGTTCGCCATGCCGTTCACGGACTGCGTCAGGTCCTTCCACGTACCCGACACACCCTGCACCTCGGCCTGCCCGCCGAGGATGCCGTCCGTACCCACCTCACGGGACACCCGCGTCACCTGCTCGGCGAACGCGGAGAGCTGGTCCACCATCGTGTTGAGGGTGTTCTTCAGCTCCAGGATCTCGCCGCGCGCGTCCACGTCGATCTTCTGCGACAGGTCACCGCGGGCGACCGCGGTGGCGACCTGCGCGATGTTGCGCACCTGGGCCGTGAGGTTGCCGGCCATGCCGTTCACCGAGTCGGTCAGGTCGCGCCACACACCGGCCACGCCGGGCACCTGCGCCTGACCGCCCAGGCGGCCTTCCGTACCCACCTCGCGGGCCACGCGGGTCACCTGGTCCGCGAAGGCGGACAGCTGGTCGACCATCGTGTTGATGGTGTTCTTCAGCTCCAGGATCTCGCCGCGCGCGTCCACGTCGATCTTCTGGGAGAGGTCACCGCGCGCCACGGCCGTGGTGACCTGAGCGATCTGCCGCACCTGTGAAGTCAGGTTGCCGGCCATGAAGTTGACGGAGTCGGTGAGCTCCTTCCAGGTGCCGCTCACGCCGTCGACGCGGGCCTGGCCGCCGAGGCGGCCCTCCGTGCCCACGTCGCGCGCCATACGGGTCACCTGGTCGGCGAAGCTCGACAGCTGGTCGACCATCGTGTTCACGGTGTTCTTCAGCTGGAGCATCTCGCCGGACACGTCGACGGTGACCTTCTGGGAGAGGTCGCCGTTCGCCACCGCCGTCGTCACCTGGGCGATGTTCCGCACCTGCCCGGTGAGGTTACGGAAAGCCGTGTTCACAGAGTCGGTGAGGTCTTTCCACGTACCGGCGGCGCCCACGACGAGCGCCTGGCCGCCGAGTTCACCCTCGACACCGATCTCCCGTGCCACGCGCGTGACTTCGGCACCGAAGGCGGACAGCTGGTCGACCATCGTGTTGACGGTGTTCTTCAGCTCGAGCATCTCGCCCGCGACGTCGACGGTCACCTTCTGGGAGAGGTCACCGTTGGCCACCGCCGTCGTGACAGTGGCGATGTCACGCACCTGGGTCGTCAGGTTCCTGAAAACCGTGTTGACCGAGTCCGTGAGGTCCTTCCAGGTACCCGCCGCGCCCGGCACATTGGCCTGTCCGCCGAGCTGGCCCTCGGCGCCCACCTCGTTGGCGACGCGTGTGACCTCGTCCGCGAACGTGCGCAGCGTCTCGGTCATCTGGTTGATCGTCTCGGCGAGCTGGGCGACCTCTCCGCGCGCCGACACTGTCACCTTCCGCGACAGGTCGCCGTTGGCGACCGCCGTGGTGACCTCGGCGATGCCGCGCACCTGGGCCGTCAGGTTGCCGGCCATCAGGTTCACCGAATCGGTGAGGTCCTTCCACACGCCGGCCACACCGGGCACCTGCGCCTGCCCGCCGAGCTCGCCCTCGGTGCCCACCTCGCGGGCGACGCGGGTCACCTCGGAGGAGAACGAGGACAGCTGGTCCACCATCGTGTTGACGGTGTTCTTCAGCTCGAGCATCTCGCCCGCGACGTCGACGGTGACCTTCCGGGACAGATCGCCCTTGGCCACGGCCGTCGTCACGAGAGCAATGTCACGCACCTGAGCGGTGAGCCGGTACGCCATGTTGTTGACGGAATCCGTGAGGTCCTTCCACGAACCCGACATTCCGCGCACCCGGGCCTGGCCGCCGAGCTTGCCCTCGGTCCCCACCTCACTGGCCACGCGCGTGACCTCGTCGGTGAAGGTGGAGAGCTGGTCGACCAGGTTGTTGACCGTCCGGCCGACCTTGAGGAACTCGCCGCGCAGCGGATGCCCGGTCCCGTCCCCCGGCCCCTGCGCCCGCAGCTCCATCCGGGGCGACAGGTCACCCTCCGCGACCGCGGAGAGCACCCTGCTGACCTCGGAGACAGGTCGTACGAGGTCGTCGACCAGGGCGTTCGACGCGCTCACCGCGGCGGCCCAGGAGCCCTCGCAGGCGCCCTCCTCCAGCCGCTCGGTCAGCTTGCCCTCGCGCCCGACCATGCGGCGCACGCGTGACAGCTCACCCGTCAGATGCAGGTTCCGGTCGGCCACCTCGTTGAAGACGGCCGCGATCTCCGACATCACGCCGTCGCCGCTGACCGTCAGCCGCTTGCGGAAGTTGCCGTCCCGCATCGCGACCAGACCGGCCAGCAGCCGGTTCAGCGAGGCCGTGTCGACCGTCGTCGTGCCACTGCCGCCGCGCGTTTTGCGCTGTTTCGTCAGGGACTGTCCGCCTTCCGCGCGCGCTTTCTTGC
This window harbors:
- the pgsA gene encoding CDP-diacylglycerol--glycerol-3-phosphate 3-phosphatidyltransferase is translated as MTGVPASAAGGTGRPAPGGKLGAAAVNQASLWNIANILTMIRLLLVPGFVALLLADGGYDPVWRAWAWAAFAVAMITDVFDGHLARTYNLVTDFGKIADPIADKAIMGAALICLSYLGDLPWWVTGVILGRELGITLLRFVVIRYGVIPASRGGKMKTLAQGTAVGMYVLALTGPLATFRFWVMAVAVVLTVVTGLDYVRQAVVLRRAGLAEAAEASAASQAAAEAGAETASRAIAESTESTSGAAEK
- the rimO gene encoding 30S ribosomal protein S12 methylthiotransferase RimO; translation: MPERRTVALVTLGCARNEVDSEELAGRLEADGWELVEDAESADVAVVNTCGFVDAAKKDSVDALLEANDLKGHGRTQAVVAVGCMAERYGKELADALPEADGVLGFDDYEDISGRLQTILAGGSVEAHAPRDRRKLLPISPAERQEAGSGVALPGHAPVDLPDGLAPASGPRAPLRRRLDGAPVASVKLASGCDRRCSFCAIPSFRGSFISRRPSDVLNETRWLAEQGVKEIMLVSENNTSYGKDLGDIRLLESLLPELAGVDGIERVRVSYLQPAEMRPGLIDVLTGTDKVVPYFDLSFQHSAPGVLRAMRRFGDTDRFLELLDTIRSKAPQAGARSNFIVGFPGETEADLAELERFLNGARLDAIGVFGYSDEDGTEAATYDNKLDEDVVAERLARVSRLAEQLVSQRAEERVGETVHVLVESVDDEDGVLGRGAHQAPETDGQVRLTGGAGLTVGRIVEAKVVGTEGVDLVAEPLDCTEEAGR
- a CDS encoding helix-turn-helix domain-containing protein, yielding MSIGNSPEDDRPSEDRTPPVDDARPSIGRVLQQARVDAGLTVDEVSQSTRVRIPIVHAIEQDDFSRCGGDVYARGHIRTLARAVGVDPEPLLAQYGAEHGGHVAPTPATPLFEAERIRSEPRRPNWTAAMVAAIVAVIAFVGYTVVNGGDDGGDSQQAAEGSTPATSKAPKPSPTTKKPVDPKPDPSDSAIAAAPADKVTVKISAADGRSWISAKDHNGRIMFDGLLEQGQSKTFQDSQKVDLVLGDAGAIQLFVNGKQIEDEFQPGQVERLTYTKGDPEQG
- a CDS encoding DNA translocase FtsK, which gives rise to MASRPAAKKTPAKKAAAPTKAPAKKAPAKKAPAKKAPAKKAPAKKAAAKKAAPKPAPNPTGGLYKVVRALWLGVAHSVGAMFRGIGRGAKGLDPAHRKDGLALLLLGVALICAAGTWSNLRGPVGDLVEMLVTGAFGRLDLLVPILLGIIAVRLIRHPEKPEANGRIVIGLSALVIGVLGQVHIACGAPARADGMQAIRDAGGLIGWAVATPLSFTVTEVLAVPLLVLLTVFGLLVVTATPVNAIPQRLRLLGVKLGIVHDDTPLDEQDENAYDEEWREATPARPRRRAAALTPEAFDPDRIEEDALSKRRRPRRGSVQPAMERPLDAVDVAAAAAAALDGAVLHGMPPSPLVADLTQGVGAERAEEDTSSTERSAPVPGARAKQPPAKAEDTPSRLAVPDLTKSAPDAPRDLPPRAEQLQLAGDITYGLPSLDLLTRGGPGKSRSAANDLVVDSLSNVFTEFKVDAAVTGFTRGPTVTRYEVELGPAVKVEKITALAKNIAYAVASPDVRIISPIPGKSAVGIEIPNTDREMVNVGDVLRLADAAEDDHPMLVALGKDVEGGYVMANMAKMPHILVAGATGSGKSSCINCLITSIMMRATPEDVRMVLVDPKRVELTAYEGIPHLITPIITNPKRAAEALQWVVREMDLRYDDLAAFGYRHIDDFNEAVRTGKLKTPEGSERELKPYPYLLVIVDELADLMMVAPRDVEDSIVRITQLARAAGIHLVLATQRPSVDVVTGLIKANVPSRLAFATSSLADSRVILDQPGAEKLIGKGDGLFLPMGANKPTRMQGAFVTEDEIHAVVQHCKDQMAPVFRDDVTVGTKQKKEIDEDIGDDLELLCAAAELVVSTQFGSTSMLQRKLRVGFAKAGRLMDLMESRNIVGPSEGSKARDVLVKPDELDGVLAVIRGEAQS
- a CDS encoding response regulator; this encodes MVQKAKILLVDDRPENLLALEAILSALDQTLVRASSGEEALKALLTDDFAVILLDVQMPGMDGFETAAHIKRRERTRDIPIIFLTAINHGPHHTFRGYAAGAVDYISKPFDPWVLRAKVSVFVELYMKNCQLREQAALLRLQLEGGGKAVGDTKEPAGLLAELSARLAAVEEQAEALSKQLDDDSADAAAVATAAHLERKLTGLRRALDALEPGTGSGAPTLPSQN